The following are encoded together in the Zingiber officinale cultivar Zhangliang chromosome 8A, Zo_v1.1, whole genome shotgun sequence genome:
- the LOC122012030 gene encoding inositol-tetrakisphosphate 1-kinase 5-like — translation MAENPRRFSVGYALAPKKQQSFIQPSLVDLARQRGIDLAPIDTSRPLADQGPFDCVLHKLYGEEWNGQLENFAARNPSVPIVDPPQAIERLHNRISMLQVVSELEIPQERETFGIPSQVVIYDSAALSNSGVVGALRFPVIAKPLVADGSAKSHKMSLVFHRDGLLKLKPPLVLQEFVNHGGVIFKVYVVGDYVQCVRRKSLPDVSEDKLESAEGAVTFSQVSNLTAQDPTEVEYYMHLDEAEMPPLSFVTEIARGLRRATGLHLFNFDVIRDVKVGNHYLVIDINYFPGYAKMPYYEKALTDFFWDVVHEKKGQGTGDVAIGNEEKIM, via the coding sequence ATGGCGGAGAACCCTCGGAGATTTTCTGTAGGATACGCGCTTGCTCCCAAGAAACAGCAGAGCTTCATCCAGCCATCGCTTGTCGACCTTGCACGGCAAAGGGGCATCGATCTTGCCCCCATCGATACCTCCCGGCCCCTTGCCGACCAGGGCCCCTTCGATTGTGTGCTCCACAAACTCTACGGCGAGGAGTGGAATGGTCAGCTCGAGAATTTTGCCGCAAGAAACCCTAGCGTCCCCATCGTCGATCCACCCCAGGCTATCGAGCGGCTCCATAATCGCATCTCTATGCTTCAGGTAGTGTCGGAGCTCGAAATCCCCCAGGAGCGTGAAACCTTCGGGATTCCTAGCCAGGTCGTGATCTATGATTCTGCCGCCCTCTCCAACTCTGGCGTCGTCGGGGCCCTTCGCTTCCCTGTCATTGCTAAGCCTCTGGTGGCCGATGGCAGTGCTAAGTCCCATAAGATGTCGCTTGTTTTCCACCGTGATGGCCTGCTAAAGCTTAAACCACCGCTTGTGCTGCAGGAGTTTGTAAACCACGGCGGAGTTATATTCAAGGTGTACGTGGTGGGGGATTATGTGCAGTGCGTGAGAAGGAAGTCTCTTCCTGATGTCTCTGAAGATAAATTGGAGTCTGCTGAGGGGGCCGTCACTTTCTCCCAGGTGTCCAATTTGACTGCACAGGATCCAACGGAGGTAGAATACTACATGCATCTGGATGAGGCAGAGATGCCTCCATTGAGCTTTGTCACTGAGATAGCTAGAGGTTTGAGGCGGGCTACGGGAttacatcttttcaattttgatgtgatcagggATGTGAAGGTTGGGAACCACTACCTTGTGATCGACATCAACTATTTTCCTGGATATGCAAAAATGCCATATTATGAGAAAGCTTTGACAGACTTCTTCTGGGACGTCGTTCATGAAAAGAAAGGACAAGGCACTGGAGATGTGGCCATTGGCAATGAGGAAAAAATAATGTGA